CTTGCTGACCTGCATATCGGCCGGGACGCCGCCTCGAACGTAGAGTTACCACTGGGCGAGCGTGGGGACCTGACCGAGCGTCTGGGGCAGCTGCTCGATGGCTTCGAGCCTGAAACTGTCGTCTTCGCGGGCGATATTCTGCACGCGTTCGACTCCGTGCCACTGCAGGCCGAGCGGACGCTCTCGACGCTCATTGAAACCGTCGAGAACACCGGTACGCGGCCGGTGCTGGTCGCCGGGAACCACGATCGGATGCTCGGTACAGTGTGGGACGGCGACACGGTCGAGGAACACTTGCTCGACGACGATCGGACTGTCGTCCTGCACGGGCACGAACCACCGACCGTAGACGCAGATCGGTACGTGATCGGTCACGACCATCCGGCCATCGAGATCGAGGGACAGCGTCGTCCGTGTCATCTCTTCGGTGAGGGCGTCTACGAGGGAAGTGACGTGTT
This DNA window, taken from Natranaeroarchaeum aerophilus, encodes the following:
- a CDS encoding metallophosphoesterase; the encoded protein is MAGTTDPQVGRRSLYFPDADALVLADLHIGRDAASNVELPLGERGDLTERLGQLLDGFEPETVVFAGDILHAFDSVPLQAERTLSTLIETVENTGTRPVLVAGNHDRMLGTVWDGDTVEEHLLDDDRTVVLHGHEPPTVDADRYVIGHDHPAIEIEGQRRPCHLFGEGVYEGSDVFVLPAFNRLAPGILLNRTRQLGSPLIDDPDEFRPIVRDADAGETYRFPPLSEFRQLL